From Salvelinus sp. IW2-2015 linkage group LG33, ASM291031v2, whole genome shotgun sequence, one genomic window encodes:
- the cfap73 gene encoding coiled-coil domain-containing protein 42 homolog: MALDLEDYFHTVFEEHLLMKVPVRDRGLMSGATRMIEKQREIREVDKQLQTHREEFALKMESLQRRRDEVMTKEEKLKESLLKFDKFLKENDAKRGRGEKKAERERDAVRQKEGEIEKLEEECVVLEAWRLRLQRRVEKTAFYWTFLEQVLRLAKYEDVWELLGRFATLLSTKEQLRQRESEVQEQADGQRGALQRYTDQQSCSILQKNNLLSQLQTELDQIRSNALRWENTWYHIQTTAAKETLLLGQIKVVTLNLYHMMGGTTVQEKGVAIDDTETQLEKIQLFIQDQSALVNNLKQSPSHATTKANLK; encoded by the exons ATGGCCTTGGATCTGGAGGATTATTTCCATACTGTCTTTGAGGAACACCTCTTAAT GAAAGTGCCTGTGCGGGACAGAGGTCTGATGAGCGGAGCCACAAGGATgattgagaaacagagagagatcagagaggtgGATAAACAgctccagacacacagagag GAGTTTGCATTAAAGATGGAGAGTTTGCAAAGGCGGAGAGATGAGGTGATGACGAAAGAGGAGAAACTGAAGGAGTCGCTGCTCAAATTTGACAAATTCCTCAAA GAAAACGACGCAAAGCGTGGTCGGGGTgagaagaaggcagagagagagagggatgctgtgcgtcagaaggagggagagatagagaaactgGAGGAGGAGTGTGTTGTCCTGGAGGCCTGGAGATTGAGGCTGCAGCGCAGGGTGGAGAAGACTGCCTTCTACTGGACCTTCCTGGAACAGGTCCTCAGACTGGCCAAG tatGAGGATGTGTGGGAGCTACTGGGGAGGTTTGCCACCCTGCTATCCACCAAAGAGCAGCTGCGGCAGAGGGAGAGTGAGGTGCAGGAGCAGGCTGATGGCCAACGGGGGGCGCTACAGAGATACACAGACCAGCAGAGCTGCAGCATTCTGCAGAAGAATAACCTGCTGTCTCAGCTACAGACAGAGCTGGACCAGATACGCTCCAACGCTCTCAGATGG gAGAACACGTGGTATCACATCCAGACCACAGCGGCAAAGGAGACGCTTTTATTGGGCCAAATTAAAGTGGTGACCCTTAACCTCTACCACATGATGGGCGGGACCACAGTGCAGGAAAAGGGCGTGGCCATCgatgacacagagacacagctaGAGAAG